The following DNA comes from Amycolatopsis solani.
GCCGCCGCCGAGGGTGTCGGCTTCGGTGGCGGACACGAGCAGGGACGTGGTTTCGGCGAGCCCGGTGCTCTCCAGGAGCGTCAGGTGCCCGAGCGCGGTGTCGACGGCGGTCTGGGCGAACGCGCGGACGTCGTCGTCGCGGGTGCCGGCGCGGACGTCGGAGGCGAGCGCGAAGAGGCTGCCGTACTCGGCGCGGAGCCGGTTGACGTAGGCGCGGTCGAACGCGTCGCCGGAGTCCGCGGCGATTTCCTCCGCCCAGGCGCGCTCCTGGCCGGTCGGTTCCCCCGGGAGGGTGATCGCGAGCCGGTCGGCGACCGCGCGCAGGGCGACGTCGAGGCGGGCCTGGTCGTCGGCGATGCGGACGGCGACCGCGCGGACGCGGCGGTTGACGGCCCGCTCGGCGGCGAGCCTGCTCGACGGCCCGGCCCACAGCGTGTGCTGCTTCAGCCGGGTCAGCAGGCCGCGATCGGTCTGCTGCAGTTCGCCCGCGGCCGCCGGGAGCGCGCACCCGAGCGCGAACGCGGCCGCGGCGGCCAGCAGCGCCATGAATCGGAGCGGCATCCCCGTTGTCCCTTCGCGAAGGAGTCCTCACATCCAGCTACGGCGGAAAGGTGTGATCCGGTTCTCGATGTCACCTTTTAGTGACCTGTGACGTGCATCACAAGACACATTCTGAACCGATCTTGAACGCGCGTCGTCGACGCCGACGCTAATGGGGCACGGAAACTAATGCATATGGCCTATTAAGTGGTTTTGCGCTACGCTCCGATGGCCCCACGGTCCGCCAGTCAGGTGAGGTTGCGAGCTTTATGGAAGCACTGGGCAGAGAAAGTCGCGGCCAGCTCGGCTACGCCTCGTCCGCCACCGCGGCCGCCGTCGCGGCCGATCCGGCGGACGATCTCGTCCCGTTGCTGTACAAGGACTTCCGCGCCACCCTGTTCGCGCAGGTACTGGCCCTGACCAACCACGACCGACAGTGGACCGAAGACGTCGTGCAGGAGACCATGATCCGCGCGTGGCAGCACTCGGACACCCTCGAACGCGACCCCGGAATGCTGCGCGGCTGGCTGCTCACGGTGGCCCGCCGGATCGTCATCGACGGCTGGAGAAATCGCCGGGTCCGCCCGCAGGAGGTCGCTCTGGACATCCCGGAAAACACCGAGTCGGCCGACCGGGCGGACAGTTCGTTAGCCGCACTAACGATTACTCGGGCATTGGGAGAACTGGACGCGAAATACCAGTCCGTCATCTACGAGACCTACCTCGCCGGAAACACCGTTCGGCGGGCGGCGGAAATTCTGGGAATTCCGGAAGGAACCGTTAAATCGCGGTTGTACACGGCGATGCGGCAATTGCGGAAGGCGCTCGGGGAAGTGGCGGTGCGATGACGGGGAAGCACCGGGACGCCGCGGCGCACGGGCTCGGCGTCCTCGACGATCCGGCGGAGTTCGAAACGCACCTGCGGGGCTGCGCGCGCTGCCGGGTCCTGGTGGCCGAGTTCCGCTCGGTGGGCGAGGCGCTGGCGGAGGCGGACCGGCTCGGGTACCTCCCCCGCGGCGGCTCCGGCTACCCGCTGCCCGACGGGGGTGCGGCGGGGCCGGCCGAGGAGAAGGACCGGTTCGCATCGGCTGCGTCCATCGTCTCCCCTGCTCGTGTCGTGGCCCGTTCCGGCCGCGCTCCGCGGGATCTCCCCTGGTCGGCCGGATTCCAGTAGTCTGCCCCAACCCAACATGAAAGTCCTTACGGTGGATACCGAAGTAAATCCCGAGAACCCCGTCAGCGGGGCTTCGGTACCGAAGCGTCCCGCCCCGCGGCTCCCCGGCCGCGAGCCCGAGCTCAGCCGTC
Coding sequences within:
- a CDS encoding sigma-70 family RNA polymerase sigma factor translates to MEALGRESRGQLGYASSATAAAVAADPADDLVPLLYKDFRATLFAQVLALTNHDRQWTEDVVQETMIRAWQHSDTLERDPGMLRGWLLTVARRIVIDGWRNRRVRPQEVALDIPENTESADRADSSLAALTITRALGELDAKYQSVIYETYLAGNTVRRAAEILGIPEGTVKSRLYTAMRQLRKALGEVAVR
- a CDS encoding DUF4142 domain-containing protein produces the protein MPLRFMALLAAAAAFALGCALPAAAGELQQTDRGLLTRLKQHTLWAGPSSRLAAERAVNRRVRAVAVRIADDQARLDVALRAVADRLAITLPGEPTGQERAWAEEIAADSGDAFDRAYVNRLRAEYGSLFALASDVRAGTRDDDVRAFAQTAVDTALGHLTLLESTGLAETTSLLVSATEADTLGGGDLAAGAVLVALAAVATFGLLRLLGTPRTTPPRTRR